A segment of the Aureliella helgolandensis genome:
TGCAAGTCAGGAGCATTGTGCCCGATGAACCCGAACGGATCCGTGGTGAGGCCGAGCGTTGGTGCCGTGAGGAGCGGATCGACGTGATCCTGTTGACCGGTGGGACTGGCATTTCACCCCGCGATCAAACACCCGAAGCGATACGCCCGTTACTAGAAGTGGAGCTCCCCGGATTTGGTGAACTCTTTCGCTGGTTGAGTTACCAGGAGATCGGTCCGGCGGCCATGCTGAGTCGCGCCTTGGCGGGGCGATGTGGTGAGACATTGATCTTTTGCTTACCAGGTTCGACGGCCGCCGTGCGTCTGGCCTGCGAACAGTTGCTGGTGCCTGAGCTCCCGCACTTGGTCCATCACTCCCGCGCCTCCTCGTGACGGTTGGTTGAGACGCGTTTTTTCAGTTGTGCTGGGCAGGCCGCGATCCCAATTGCGTTGTAGCGGTGACGGTACTTCCTTGCTGACGCTCTTGCTGACCGGGCTGTTGAAATAGTAACCCGCCGCGT
Coding sequences within it:
- a CDS encoding MogA/MoaB family molybdenum cofactor biosynthesis protein; translation: MSYSPSVNEHRQAAPRVLTFAVLTVSDSRTLDTDRSGQLIVDLLQAAGHTLQVRSIVPDEPERIRGEAERWCREERIDVILLTGGTGISPRDQTPEAIRPLLEVELPGFGELFRWLSYQEIGPAAMLSRALAGRCGETLIFCLPGSTAAVRLACEQLLVPELPHLVHHSRASS